One Bacillus solimangrovi DNA segment encodes these proteins:
- the mce gene encoding methylmalonyl-CoA epimerase: MAKKIDHIGVAVESIERSLSLYTEHLGLELLGIEEVESEDVKVAFLKIGESKIELLEPLSKESAIAKFLDKKGEGIHHIALGVDSIEERIADMKQNGIRMIHEQPKKGAGGAKIAFMHPKSTGSVLYELCEKQTKGDM; encoded by the coding sequence ATGGCAAAAAAAATTGATCATATTGGTGTAGCGGTCGAGTCTATTGAACGTTCATTATCATTATATACGGAACATCTTGGATTAGAGCTTCTTGGTATTGAAGAAGTAGAATCAGAAGATGTTAAGGTTGCTTTTCTTAAAATTGGTGAATCTAAGATCGAATTATTGGAACCGCTCTCAAAAGAGAGTGCGATTGCAAAGTTTTTGGATAAAAAGGGAGAAGGAATTCATCATATTGCACTTGGGGTAGACTCAATTGAAGAGCGAATCGCAGATATGAAGCAGAACGGAATTCGAATGATACATGAGCAGCCTAAAAAAGGTGCTGGTGGGGCGAAAATTGCCTTTATGCATCCGAAATCAACAGGCAGTGTGTTATATGAACTTTGTGAGAAGCAAACAAAGGGGGATATGTAA